The following proteins come from a genomic window of Corallococcus sp. NCRR:
- a CDS encoding FruA-associating protein, FapA, giving the protein MNGQTEQAPHYEELSSADYAALEVWDPTQVVITPRMAARLWLQTSLRLTRAQKELHDAIFANDQSEGAKDRYAEARAELDSAEAWALHVARNIPRHR; this is encoded by the coding sequence ATGAACGGACAAACCGAGCAGGCCCCCCACTACGAAGAGCTGTCCTCCGCTGACTACGCCGCCCTGGAGGTGTGGGATCCCACCCAGGTGGTGATTACGCCGCGCATGGCGGCCCGGCTGTGGCTCCAGACGAGCCTGCGGCTGACCCGGGCCCAGAAGGAGCTGCACGACGCCATCTTCGCCAACGACCAGAGTGAAGGGGCGAAGGACCGCTACGCCGAGGCCCGCGCGGAGCTGGACTCGGCGGAGGCGTGGGCCCTGCACGTGGCCCGCAACATCCCGCGGCACCGGTAG
- a CDS encoding type IV pilus twitching motility protein PilT — MHFRPGDPPIYRVNGVLRPLKMEKLQADHTKQVALHVMNDQLMKAQIDSVQECDSSYSLPGVARFRVNIYRQRGSLACILRIIPDEIPSIDGLGLPQVLKTIAGNERGLVLVTGATGSGKSSTLASMINHINHTESLHILTIEDPIEFIYKNVKSSISQREIGPDTANFAIALRAALRQDPDVILVGEMRDTETIDIALKASETGHLVLSTVHTTDASRTINRLVSVFPAEEQTMVRMRLADSLKATVSQRLLPKATGKGRTVALEIMVQTKTVEQYIRDDRAAELKDVIEKGRDMFGMQSFDQHLTQLYRAGDITLETAQSAASNPADFQRALEFD, encoded by the coding sequence ATCCACTTCCGCCCTGGGGATCCGCCCATCTACCGGGTGAACGGCGTGTTGCGGCCGTTGAAGATGGAAAAGCTCCAGGCTGATCACACGAAGCAGGTCGCGCTGCACGTGATGAACGATCAGCTGATGAAGGCGCAGATCGACAGTGTGCAGGAATGCGACTCGTCCTACAGCCTCCCAGGCGTGGCGCGTTTCCGGGTGAACATCTACCGGCAACGCGGCTCGCTGGCCTGCATCCTGCGCATCATCCCGGATGAGATTCCCAGCATCGACGGGCTGGGCCTGCCGCAGGTGCTCAAGACGATCGCGGGCAACGAGCGCGGGCTGGTGCTGGTGACGGGCGCCACGGGCTCCGGGAAGAGCTCCACGCTGGCGTCGATGATCAACCACATCAACCACACGGAGAGCCTGCACATCCTCACCATCGAGGACCCCATCGAGTTCATCTACAAGAACGTGAAGTCCTCCATCTCCCAGCGGGAGATTGGCCCGGACACGGCGAACTTCGCCATCGCGCTCAGGGCGGCGCTGCGTCAGGACCCGGACGTCATCCTGGTGGGCGAGATGCGCGACACGGAGACCATCGACATCGCGCTCAAGGCGTCGGAGACGGGCCACCTGGTGCTGTCCACGGTGCACACCACGGACGCGTCGCGCACCATCAACCGCCTGGTGTCGGTGTTCCCCGCGGAGGAGCAGACCATGGTGCGCATGCGCCTGGCGGACTCGCTCAAGGCGACCGTCTCCCAGCGCCTGTTGCCCAAGGCCACCGGCAAGGGACGCACGGTGGCGCTGGAGATCATGGTGCAGACGAAGACGGTGGAGCAGTACATCCGGGACGACCGCGCCGCGGAGCTCAAGGACGTCATCGAGAAGGGCCGCGACATGTTCGGCATGCAGTCCTTCGATCAGCACCTGACGCAGCTGTACCGCGCGGGCGACATCACGCTGGAGACGGCGCAGAGCGCGGCCTCCAACCCGGCGGACTTCCAGCGCGCGCTCGAGTTCGATTGA
- a CDS encoding fumarate hydratase: protein MSDFQFQDMLPLGKDETPYRLLTKEGVSTFEAGGHSFLQVEPEALTLLTREAMRDISHLLRPGHLQQLNNILKDPEASSNDRFVALELLKNANIAAGGVLPSCQDTGTAIVMGKKGQYVLTRGGDEAAISKGVFDTYLTANLRYSQMAPLDMYKEVNTGNNLPAQIELYATDGDAYKFLFMAKGGGSANKSYLFQETKAVLNPQSLLAFLEQKIRSLGTAACPPYHLAIVVGGTSAEFALKTAKYASARYLDTLPTSGNALGRGFRDVELEQEVLKLTQRTGIGAQFGGKYFCHDVRVIRLPRHGASCPVAIAVSCSADRQALGKITRDGVFLEALERDPAKYLPETTDTDLSGDVVKLDLNRPMSDLRAELSRYPIKTRLSLSGSLVVARDIAHAKIKERLDRGEGMPQYLKDHMVYYAGPAKTPEGYASGSFGPTTAGRMDAYVDQFQAEGGSFVMLAKGNRSPAVTEACKKHGGFYLGSIGGPAARLAQDCIKKVEVLEYAELGMEAVWKIDVVDFPAFIVVDDKGNDFFANIHKPSAKK from the coding sequence ATGAGTGACTTCCAGTTCCAGGACATGCTGCCGCTTGGCAAGGACGAGACGCCCTACCGCCTGCTCACGAAGGAGGGCGTCTCCACGTTCGAGGCCGGCGGACACAGCTTCCTCCAGGTGGAGCCCGAGGCGCTCACGCTGCTCACCCGCGAGGCCATGCGGGACATCTCGCACCTCCTGCGCCCGGGCCACCTTCAGCAGCTCAACAACATCCTCAAGGACCCGGAGGCGTCGTCCAACGACCGGTTCGTGGCGCTGGAGCTGCTCAAGAACGCGAACATCGCCGCAGGCGGCGTGCTGCCCTCCTGCCAGGACACCGGCACCGCCATCGTGATGGGCAAGAAGGGCCAGTACGTCCTCACCCGCGGCGGTGACGAGGCGGCCATCTCCAAGGGCGTGTTCGACACGTACCTCACGGCCAACCTGCGCTACTCGCAGATGGCGCCACTGGACATGTACAAGGAGGTCAACACGGGCAACAACCTGCCCGCGCAGATCGAGCTCTACGCGACCGACGGCGACGCCTACAAGTTCCTCTTCATGGCCAAGGGCGGCGGCTCCGCGAACAAGAGCTACCTCTTCCAGGAGACGAAGGCCGTCCTCAACCCGCAGAGCCTGCTGGCGTTCCTGGAGCAGAAGATCCGCTCGCTGGGCACCGCCGCGTGCCCGCCGTACCACCTGGCCATCGTGGTGGGCGGCACGTCCGCGGAGTTCGCGCTGAAGACGGCGAAGTACGCCTCCGCGCGCTACCTGGACACCCTGCCCACCAGCGGCAACGCGCTGGGCCGGGGCTTCCGCGACGTGGAGCTGGAGCAGGAGGTGCTCAAGCTCACGCAGCGCACCGGCATTGGCGCGCAGTTCGGCGGCAAGTACTTCTGCCATGACGTGCGCGTCATCCGCCTGCCCCGCCACGGCGCGTCCTGCCCGGTGGCCATCGCCGTGTCGTGCTCCGCGGACCGCCAGGCGCTGGGCAAGATTACGCGCGACGGCGTCTTCCTGGAGGCGCTGGAGCGGGATCCCGCGAAGTACCTGCCGGAGACGACCGACACGGACCTGTCCGGCGACGTGGTGAAGCTGGACCTGAACCGCCCCATGAGCGACCTGCGCGCGGAGCTGTCGCGCTACCCCATCAAGACGCGCTTGTCCCTGTCCGGCTCGCTGGTGGTGGCGCGCGACATCGCGCACGCGAAGATCAAGGAGCGCCTGGACCGGGGCGAGGGCATGCCCCAGTACCTCAAGGACCACATGGTCTACTACGCGGGCCCGGCGAAGACGCCGGAGGGCTACGCGTCCGGTTCGTTCGGGCCCACCACCGCGGGCCGCATGGACGCGTACGTGGATCAGTTCCAGGCGGAGGGCGGCAGCTTCGTGATGCTCGCCAAGGGCAACCGCTCCCCGGCCGTCACGGAGGCCTGCAAGAAGCACGGCGGCTTCTACCTGGGCTCCATCGGCGGCCCGGCCGCGCGCCTGGCGCAGGACTGCATCAAGAAGGTGGAGGTCCTGGAGTACGCCGAGCTGGGCATGGAGGCCGTGTGGAAGATCGACGTGGTCGACTTCCCGGCCTTCATCGTCGTGGATGACAAGGGCAACGACTTCTTCGCGAACATCCACAAGCCGTCCGCGAAGAAGTAG
- a CDS encoding class I SAM-dependent methyltransferase gives MSVTGSFLLFLLLWAVLLVGVLSIVVSTLRTGAPPMPSSPRVRRALLAMLPADTRGTVMDLGSGWGDVAFNLADHCPQARIVAYELSWLPWLFSRLRQRLFPRPNLTLVRGDFFAASFQDATCVLCYLSPGIMTRLAPRFAAELPPGARILSHTFGLRGWTPVRSVRLQDLYRTPVYLYEVPPRAPPRE, from the coding sequence GTGAGCGTGACGGGCTCCTTCCTCCTCTTCCTGCTGCTCTGGGCGGTGCTCCTCGTGGGGGTGCTGTCCATCGTCGTCTCCACGCTGCGCACCGGCGCGCCGCCCATGCCCAGCTCGCCCCGGGTGCGGCGGGCGCTCCTGGCCATGCTCCCGGCGGACACCCGGGGCACCGTGATGGATCTGGGCTCGGGCTGGGGGGACGTGGCCTTCAACCTGGCGGACCACTGCCCCCAGGCGCGCATCGTCGCGTACGAGCTGTCCTGGCTGCCGTGGCTCTTCAGCCGGCTGCGCCAGCGGCTCTTCCCCCGCCCCAACCTCACGCTGGTACGCGGGGACTTCTTCGCCGCGTCCTTCCAGGACGCGACCTGCGTCCTCTGCTACCTGTCGCCGGGCATCATGACGCGCCTGGCGCCCCGCTTCGCGGCCGAGCTGCCGCCAGGCGCCCGCATCCTCAGCCACACCTTCGGCCTGCGCGGCTGGACACCCGTGCGCAGCGTGCGGCTCCAGGACCTGTACCGCACGCCTGTCTACCTCTACGAAGTGCCGCCCCGCGCGCCGCCCCGTGAGTAG
- a CDS encoding MFS transporter, with protein MATPSVLASSVFRHRDFRLYQVARLCAVLAAQIESVAIGWQVYELTGSALALGYTGLAQFVPFLAFSLLGGQVADRYDRRRILAICQGVMLVCSLLLLSFTLGHFEDVRFVYGVLVLFGTARAFYAPAGSALTPYLVPKEELTRAVAVNSTTWQVATIAGPAVGGLLYGWLGGKGVYITSASLCALTIVWILSLQVRTGSASRDPISMKTLVAGLRFVRQKRMLLGSLTLDLFAVLLGGAVALLPIYARDVLHTGPWGLGLLRSAPAAGAAVVAVLLAFRPLGGRAGWKMFGAVAVFGAATLVFGVSTSLPLSLAALAIGGAADMVSVVVRHTLELVSTPDDMRGRVGAVNMMCIGASNELGEFRAGSLAEALGAVHAVVIGAVGTLVVVGLWAWLFPELRDVDRLESAAHPPPQPEQDVTESAPSV; from the coding sequence ATGGCCACCCCCTCCGTCCTCGCCAGCTCCGTCTTCCGTCACCGCGACTTCCGGCTGTACCAGGTCGCCCGCCTGTGCGCGGTGCTCGCGGCGCAGATTGAATCGGTGGCCATCGGGTGGCAGGTGTACGAGCTCACCGGGAGCGCGCTCGCGCTGGGCTACACGGGCCTGGCCCAGTTCGTCCCCTTCCTCGCCTTCAGCCTCCTGGGCGGGCAGGTGGCGGACCGCTATGACCGCCGCCGCATCCTGGCCATCTGTCAGGGCGTGATGCTGGTGTGCAGCCTGCTGCTCTTGTCCTTCACGCTGGGCCACTTCGAGGACGTGCGCTTCGTCTACGGCGTGCTGGTGCTGTTCGGCACCGCGAGGGCCTTCTACGCGCCCGCGGGCTCCGCGCTCACGCCCTACCTGGTGCCGAAGGAGGAGCTGACGCGCGCGGTGGCGGTGAACTCCACCACGTGGCAGGTGGCCACCATCGCCGGCCCCGCCGTGGGCGGCCTGCTCTACGGCTGGCTGGGCGGCAAGGGCGTCTACATCACGTCCGCGTCGCTGTGCGCGCTCACCATCGTGTGGATCCTCTCGCTCCAGGTGCGCACCGGCAGCGCGTCGCGCGACCCCATCTCCATGAAGACGCTGGTCGCGGGCCTGCGCTTCGTGCGCCAGAAGCGGATGCTCCTGGGCAGCCTCACCCTGGACCTCTTCGCGGTGCTGCTGGGCGGCGCGGTGGCGCTGTTGCCCATCTACGCGCGCGACGTGCTGCACACCGGCCCCTGGGGCCTGGGCCTCTTGCGCAGCGCTCCGGCCGCGGGCGCCGCGGTGGTGGCGGTGCTGCTCGCGTTCCGTCCCCTGGGCGGGCGCGCCGGGTGGAAGATGTTCGGCGCGGTGGCGGTGTTCGGCGCGGCCACGCTGGTGTTCGGCGTGAGCACGTCCCTGCCCCTGTCGCTCGCGGCGCTCGCCATTGGCGGGGCGGCGGACATGGTGAGCGTGGTCGTGCGCCACACGCTGGAGCTGGTCTCCACGCCGGACGACATGCGCGGCCGCGTGGGCGCGGTGAACATGATGTGCATCGGCGCCTCCAACGAGCTGGGCGAGTTCCGCGCGGGCTCGCTCGCGGAGGCGCTGGGCGCCGTGCACGCGGTGGTGATTGGCGCCGTGGGCACGCTCGTCGTCGTGGGCCTCTGGGCCTGGCTCTTCCCGGAGCTGCGCGACGTGGACCGCCTGGAGTCCGCCGCGCACCCGCCGCCCCAACCCGAACAGGACGTCACCGAGTCCGCGCCCTCCGTCTGA
- a CDS encoding isopenicillin N synthase family dioxygenase, giving the protein MADTPTMNIPTVDLLDLASGEPARLERAAAALREAFGVFGLVFVKNHGVDAPALERFYDAFSAFVARPDAQKRPLGRADLWYQRGWTPPNTEVAVASNGQPDFKECYFAAPTPTDAQSAMEFPELYPENIWPDDAPPFFQEGLLTMGTALHEAGLKLLRGAALALSLPEDTFTAACEKAPHVTRALQYLPLGPAQVNTGILWGEEHTDFNLLTLLPGGRFLNPEGRPAPKPDDQSGLYLRTRAAPDAPNGHMVRGTAPAGCIVAQVGQQLEILTGGTFLATPHVITAPGVPGWQRQSAAHFMHVHTSQVLFPLPGFRTPEAVANYAPPVLAGTYDIKTLVDIGLAPPAALDKLGYRHYDRLNRMRATS; this is encoded by the coding sequence ATGGCGGACACCCCCACGATGAACATCCCGACGGTCGACCTCTTGGACCTGGCGTCGGGTGAACCGGCGCGCCTGGAGCGCGCCGCGGCGGCCCTGCGCGAGGCCTTCGGCGTCTTCGGCCTCGTGTTCGTGAAGAACCACGGCGTGGACGCGCCGGCGCTGGAGCGCTTCTACGACGCGTTCTCCGCCTTCGTGGCCCGCCCGGACGCCCAGAAGCGCCCCCTGGGCCGCGCGGACCTCTGGTACCAGCGCGGCTGGACGCCCCCCAACACGGAGGTCGCCGTCGCCAGCAACGGGCAGCCGGACTTCAAGGAGTGCTACTTCGCTGCGCCCACGCCCACGGACGCGCAGTCCGCCATGGAGTTCCCGGAGCTGTACCCGGAGAACATCTGGCCGGACGACGCGCCGCCCTTCTTCCAGGAGGGCCTGCTCACCATGGGCACCGCGCTGCACGAGGCCGGCCTCAAGCTCCTGCGCGGCGCCGCCCTGGCGCTGAGCCTGCCCGAGGACACCTTCACCGCCGCGTGCGAGAAGGCGCCCCACGTCACGCGCGCGCTCCAGTACCTGCCGCTGGGCCCCGCCCAGGTGAACACCGGCATCCTCTGGGGCGAGGAGCACACCGACTTCAACCTGCTGACGCTTTTGCCCGGAGGCCGGTTCCTCAATCCGGAAGGCCGCCCCGCGCCCAAGCCGGACGACCAGAGCGGCCTGTACCTGCGCACGCGCGCGGCGCCGGACGCGCCCAACGGCCACATGGTGCGCGGCACCGCGCCCGCGGGCTGCATCGTGGCGCAGGTGGGCCAGCAGTTGGAGATCCTCACGGGCGGCACGTTCCTCGCCACGCCGCACGTCATCACCGCGCCGGGCGTGCCGGGGTGGCAGCGCCAGTCCGCCGCGCACTTCATGCACGTGCACACCAGCCAGGTGCTCTTCCCCCTGCCCGGCTTCCGCACGCCGGAGGCGGTGGCCAACTACGCGCCGCCGGTGCTCGCGGGCACGTACGACATCAAGACGCTGGTGGACATCGGCCTCGCGCCGCCCGCCGCGCTCGACAAGCTGGGCTACCGCCACTACGACCGGCTGAACCGGATGCGCGCGACCTCATAA